One stretch of Rosistilla oblonga DNA includes these proteins:
- a CDS encoding DUF502 domain-containing protein: MNPTNSDELSPAASPSTATTFRRAILHGLGIVMPPLLTILLFVWAWTTTENYVLSPLEAGIRNVLVWNLQEIEDVKPVDRNFVADPTGKKFLPQYVVSYVDQNLHRLGPFEPVPGTAIAYWHRYVQLVYLPRTVVVPFFLLMFLILLYFLGRMFANGIGRFFVRAMDRFIGRVPVVSNVYSSVKQVTDFVFSERDIEFNRVVAVEYPRKGIWSIGFVTGQSMADISAAANEPVLSVLMPTSPMPVTGFTVTVRKSEAVDLDLTIDQAIQFIVSCGVVVPAKQQQAFSRLQLNLPGSGNASAMLPGDDGSADSSTSAD; the protein is encoded by the coding sequence ATGAACCCAACGAACTCTGACGAGCTGTCGCCAGCGGCGTCGCCGAGCACTGCGACCACCTTTCGCCGGGCAATCCTGCACGGTCTGGGGATCGTTATGCCGCCGTTGCTGACGATTTTGCTCTTCGTTTGGGCCTGGACCACAACCGAAAACTACGTCCTCTCACCGCTGGAAGCGGGGATTCGCAACGTTCTGGTTTGGAATCTGCAAGAGATCGAAGACGTCAAACCTGTCGATCGAAATTTTGTCGCCGATCCGACGGGAAAGAAGTTTCTTCCCCAATATGTCGTTTCGTACGTCGACCAGAATCTCCATCGCTTAGGGCCGTTTGAGCCGGTGCCGGGGACAGCGATCGCGTATTGGCATCGTTACGTCCAACTGGTCTACCTGCCCCGCACGGTGGTTGTCCCGTTTTTCTTGTTGATGTTCCTGATCCTGCTGTATTTCCTGGGGCGGATGTTTGCCAACGGGATCGGACGATTTTTTGTCCGCGCGATGGATCGATTTATCGGTCGCGTGCCGGTCGTCAGCAACGTCTATTCGTCGGTCAAACAGGTCACCGATTTTGTCTTCAGCGAACGCGATATCGAATTCAACCGCGTCGTCGCTGTCGAATATCCACGCAAGGGAATTTGGTCGATCGGATTTGTGACGGGCCAGAGCATGGCCGATATCAGCGCGGCGGCGAACGAGCCGGTGTTGAGCGTCTTGATGCCGACATCGCCGATGCCGGTGACCGGGTTTACCGTCACGGTTCGCAAGAGCGAGGCTGTCGATTTGGATCTGACGATCGATCAAGCGATTCAGTTTATCGTCAGCTGTGGCGTCGTCGTTCCGGCGAAGCAGCAGCAAGCGTTCAGCCGACTGCAGTTGAATCTGCCCGGCAGCGGCAACGCGTCGGCGATGCTGCCCGGAGACGATGGCTCCGCCGATTCGTCCACTTCGGCGGACTGA
- a CDS encoding type II toxin-antitoxin system Phd/YefM family antitoxin has protein sequence MATVSIEDAQSKLAELIHSMAPGEALVITDGSQPVACLTATDAPPPPTPRKPGTLAGTVTYMADDFDAPLDELRDYMP, from the coding sequence ATGGCTACTGTATCGATCGAAGACGCTCAATCCAAACTTGCCGAATTGATTCACAGCATGGCACCCGGGGAGGCATTGGTCATTACCGACGGAAGCCAGCCCGTTGCTTGTCTGACGGCAACAGATGCACCGCCGCCACCGACCCCGCGCAAGCCGGGGACGCTTGCTGGCACGGTGACCTACATGGCGGATGATTTCGATGCGCCATTGGATGAGTTGAGGGACTACATGCCGTGA
- a CDS encoding ComF family protein translates to MAADRSARAAPTGGLRRDSGWSHVPLSIARAFLEMIYPPTCTLCGGALVDPGAIEMCDACIDAVRGKCRHWCRRCGMPMEPMRLGEPTCNRCLKQKLPFAEVVVLGRYEGAMREAVIAGKKFIHEPLMMALGGLLGEQIASQVDSIPEIVTYVPSHWRRRLKRGTVPAATLAKQVGRVLGLPVHPAVRSVRGTIKQGKLAAGQRAENISNAFAVRRRYHPNGHSYLLIDDVMTTGATMSEVTRVLLAAGATRVCVAATARGVGKT, encoded by the coding sequence ATGGCGGCCGACAGATCGGCACGGGCTGCACCGACGGGCGGTCTGCGGCGCGATAGCGGTTGGTCGCACGTGCCGCTGTCGATCGCCAGGGCGTTTCTCGAAATGATCTATCCGCCGACCTGTACCTTGTGTGGTGGAGCGTTGGTCGATCCGGGGGCGATCGAAATGTGTGATGCTTGCATCGACGCGGTCCGCGGAAAATGTCGACACTGGTGCCGCCGCTGTGGGATGCCGATGGAACCGATGCGGTTGGGCGAACCGACTTGCAATCGATGCCTCAAACAGAAGCTGCCGTTTGCCGAAGTCGTCGTCTTGGGGCGTTATGAGGGAGCGATGCGGGAGGCTGTGATCGCCGGGAAGAAGTTCATTCACGAACCGTTGATGATGGCGTTGGGAGGATTGTTGGGGGAGCAGATTGCTAGCCAAGTCGATTCGATCCCCGAGATTGTGACCTACGTTCCATCCCATTGGCGACGTCGGTTGAAGCGTGGTACGGTGCCAGCAGCGACGCTAGCCAAGCAGGTTGGCCGGGTGTTGGGACTTCCGGTTCACCCGGCGGTCCGAAGTGTGCGGGGGACGATCAAGCAGGGGAAGTTGGCGGCTGGGCAGCGGGCTGAAAACATTTCCAATGCATTTGCGGTACGACGCCGATATCACCCCAACGGCCACAGCTATCTACTGATCGACGACGTAATGACGACCGGTGCGACGATGAGCGAAGTGACGCGGGTGTTGTTGGCAGCGGGAGCGACGCGAGTTTGCGTTGCGGCTACTGCGCGCGGCGTCGGAAAAACCTAA
- a CDS encoding PLP-dependent aminotransferase family protein: MNLHNSTHEQLLSPRGTRASEQPISQLMSAALANPGIISLAAGFVDNATLPLEFVSEAAQNVLGDTATGRLALQYGTNNGPQELRQAIARRNFSNNADDLADRMILTAGSNQLLHLVAECVFDEGDIVLCAAPTYFVFLGLLKDMGVRAFGIEADDQGMIPESLDQGLQQLADNNELHRVKSVYLIPYCDNPGGSTVPEARRQELIAVMKKWQQQSPILLLVDNAYRDLRYSGEDIPTLTDLGADPELTVESGTFSKNFGPGIRVGWGVMPRWLFDSARRFKSVIDFGSAHLNQQLMLNILKSGRFDEQVQRLQTAYAGKLQVMLEACDTHLAEIPGVEYRRPIGGLYVWLELPPGVDAGSDSPLWKQCIERGVLYVPGEFCYPSEGAAVRKNTIRLSFGVQPESQIRDGIKLLSEAITAVMNPANV, encoded by the coding sequence ATGAACCTCCACAACTCCACGCACGAGCAACTTCTCAGTCCCCGCGGCACCCGGGCTTCGGAACAACCGATCAGCCAGCTGATGTCTGCCGCATTGGCCAACCCAGGAATCATTTCCTTGGCCGCGGGATTTGTCGACAATGCCACGCTGCCGTTGGAGTTTGTTTCCGAAGCCGCTCAAAACGTGCTCGGCGACACCGCGACGGGGCGGTTGGCGCTGCAATACGGCACCAACAACGGGCCGCAGGAACTTCGCCAAGCGATCGCGCGGCGGAACTTCAGCAACAACGCCGACGATCTCGCCGATCGGATGATCCTGACCGCCGGCAGCAACCAATTGCTGCACCTGGTCGCCGAATGTGTCTTCGACGAAGGGGACATCGTGCTCTGCGCGGCTCCCACCTATTTCGTCTTCTTGGGGCTGTTGAAAGATATGGGCGTCCGCGCCTTTGGCATCGAAGCGGATGACCAGGGGATGATCCCCGAATCGTTGGACCAAGGCTTGCAGCAATTGGCCGACAACAACGAACTACACCGGGTCAAATCGGTCTACCTGATTCCGTATTGCGACAACCCGGGCGGCTCGACAGTCCCCGAAGCTCGGCGACAAGAACTGATCGCCGTGATGAAAAAATGGCAGCAGCAATCGCCGATCCTGCTGTTGGTCGACAACGCCTATCGCGACTTGCGTTATTCGGGCGAAGACATCCCGACGCTAACCGACCTCGGCGCCGATCCTGAATTAACCGTCGAAAGCGGGACCTTCTCGAAAAACTTCGGCCCCGGAATCCGCGTCGGTTGGGGCGTGATGCCGCGTTGGCTGTTCGATTCGGCCCGTCGCTTCAAATCGGTGATCGATTTTGGTTCGGCTCACCTGAACCAACAACTGATGCTGAACATCTTGAAATCGGGTCGTTTCGACGAACAGGTCCAGCGACTGCAGACCGCTTATGCGGGCAAACTGCAAGTCATGTTAGAGGCTTGCGATACGCACTTGGCAGAAATCCCAGGCGTCGAATATCGGCGACCGATCGGTGGCCTATACGTCTGGTTGGAACTGCCGCCGGGCGTCGATGCCGGCTCCGATTCGCCACTCTGGAAACAATGTATCGAGCGCGGCGTGTTGTATGTTCCGGGCGAGTTCTGTTACCCAAGCGAAGGAGCCGCGGTGCGGAAGAACACGATCCGACTCAGCTTCGGCGTCCAGCCCGAATCGCAAATCCGCGACGGCATCAAACTGCTCAGCGAAGCGATCACCGCCGTCATGAACCCCGCCAACGTCTAA